In Sphingobacterium zeae, one genomic interval encodes:
- a CDS encoding cytochrome-c peroxidase, whose product MFVANQTKQFIIIALAAIIVYSCRKGKSTPEEPMIVPQPEETLRQQYSKSVTQWPAAAWYSNIKVHELAALPENPSKDKAELIALGKALFFDPRTGNGMKTCASCHHPDTYWIDQKTTADGIALHHRNTPSLENVWYLEGKLFHDGRAKTYREQIAEAINSPIEMGGNTTALPAKLQAIPGYLRLYEAAYSSQTMSVEGLLDAIAAYSRSISSGETVFDRFIKGDYQALNDAQLEGLHLFRTKGKCINCHNGAFFTDLDFHNLGYANGAFFTDLDFHNLGYAVTSKGALDNGRFEATALETDKGKFRTPGLRNVIHTAPYLHNGSISSLSELINLLSQGMPQKTGQQVNGTLSPHIQNVRLSSKEQENILAFLESLSNVPSKTERPVLP is encoded by the coding sequence GTGTTTGTCGCTAATCAAACAAAGCAGTTTATCATAATCGCATTAGCAGCTATCATTGTATACAGCTGCCGCAAAGGTAAGTCTACACCAGAAGAGCCAATGATTGTCCCTCAACCTGAAGAAACCTTACGCCAACAATATAGTAAATCGGTAACGCAATGGCCAGCTGCTGCTTGGTACAGCAATATCAAGGTACATGAACTGGCCGCTTTACCCGAAAACCCATCGAAAGATAAGGCCGAGCTAATCGCACTTGGCAAAGCCTTATTTTTCGACCCCCGCACCGGTAATGGCATGAAGACTTGCGCTTCATGTCATCATCCGGACACCTACTGGATCGACCAAAAAACAACGGCAGATGGTATCGCACTGCATCACCGCAATACACCTTCCCTAGAAAATGTCTGGTACCTGGAAGGCAAACTCTTCCACGATGGCCGCGCAAAGACTTATCGGGAGCAGATTGCCGAAGCCATCAACTCCCCGATCGAAATGGGCGGAAATACGACTGCTTTACCCGCTAAGCTGCAAGCTATACCAGGCTATCTTCGTTTATATGAGGCGGCTTACTCGAGCCAGACGATGAGCGTCGAAGGATTGCTAGATGCCATAGCAGCGTATTCAAGATCAATTAGCAGTGGTGAAACCGTCTTTGACCGTTTTATCAAAGGAGATTACCAGGCATTAAACGATGCACAGCTCGAAGGTCTCCATCTGTTTCGCACAAAAGGGAAATGCATCAACTGCCATAATGGTGCCTTCTTTACTGATCTCGATTTTCATAACCTGGGTTATGCTAATGGTGCCTTCTTTACTGATCTCGATTTTCATAACCTGGGTTATGCTGTTACCAGCAAAGGTGCCTTGGACAATGGTCGCTTTGAGGCGACAGCACTGGAAACAGACAAAGGTAAATTTCGCACGCCAGGTCTGCGCAATGTGATCCATACTGCACCCTACCTGCACAATGGTAGTATTTCGAGCTTAAGTGAACTGATCAACCTACTGAGTCAAGGGATGCCCCAAAAGACAGGACAACAGGTAAATGGCACCTTATCGCCACATATCCAAAATGTCCGATTAAGTAGTAAAGAACAGGAAAATATCTTGGCTTTTTTGGAGAGTTTATCCAATGTGCCAAGCAAAACAGAGCGACCTGTATTACCCTAA
- a CDS encoding S41 family peptidase — MSRIRPIVGLLVTITAITACQNGSKTTTLPDEFISPKTGTKKELTLDSIYLYAKQLYRWQEALPSYTTFDPRTKYAQIDPEQTAYERALFALSQYALHKKDRPYELSTIPNKPKYSYLERRRNDKKSSGHMASIETPYRYATHLSYWSAGNKRIAYVYIPSFPQLQTVKAELDQLAAELAQQQVTHLILDLRHNGGGYVETAEYLANLISPAKLDKKVMFSEQFHPTVQQGKAKLLLNQPYLDASGNVVQYKGRPATLADVDYREKANTHYFIKKGHFNSLQQLSCIVSERTASASELLISSFRPYIPIRLIGQQTFGKPVGFFSIRVGAFDIYLASFLIRNADGWSDYFDGIPVDLPLAPVESSRHPGDPKEAWLAAALKDITKDENLTAVSSATYFSMPADENLLLKTNFRLK, encoded by the coding sequence ATGAGTCGAATCCGCCCAATAGTTGGTCTATTAGTTACAATAACTGCTATAACAGCTTGTCAGAACGGCAGTAAAACAACAACTCTGCCCGATGAATTTATTAGTCCAAAAACAGGAACAAAAAAAGAATTGACGCTCGACTCAATCTACCTATACGCCAAACAGCTATACCGCTGGCAGGAAGCTCTCCCTTCATATACTACTTTTGATCCGCGGACGAAATATGCACAGATAGACCCCGAACAAACGGCTTATGAGCGGGCACTTTTTGCCCTCAGCCAATACGCTTTGCACAAGAAAGATAGACCTTACGAATTGTCGACCATCCCCAATAAACCCAAATATTCATATCTGGAGCGTCGTCGTAACGACAAGAAAAGTAGCGGTCACATGGCCAGCATAGAAACACCCTACAGGTATGCTACACACCTGTCCTACTGGTCTGCGGGAAACAAACGGATTGCTTATGTTTACATTCCCTCTTTTCCTCAGCTCCAGACAGTGAAGGCCGAACTGGATCAACTTGCGGCCGAACTCGCACAGCAGCAAGTTACTCACTTAATCCTCGATCTACGACATAACGGTGGCGGTTATGTGGAAACGGCAGAATATTTAGCCAACCTCATTAGCCCAGCCAAACTGGATAAAAAAGTTATGTTCAGCGAACAATTTCATCCGACTGTACAGCAAGGCAAAGCAAAACTACTCCTCAACCAACCCTATCTGGATGCAAGTGGCAACGTGGTCCAATACAAAGGACGCCCTGCCACCCTCGCCGATGTGGATTATAGGGAAAAAGCCAATACGCATTACTTTATCAAAAAGGGACATTTCAATTCTTTACAGCAGCTGTCATGCATTGTATCGGAACGCACGGCTTCGGCAAGTGAATTACTGATCAGCAGCTTCAGACCTTATATTCCGATACGCCTTATTGGTCAGCAGACGTTTGGTAAACCCGTCGGCTTTTTTTCCATACGCGTAGGAGCTTTCGATATTTACCTAGCCTCATTTCTCATCCGGAATGCTGATGGATGGTCCGATTATTTTGATGGCATACCTGTAGACCTGCCTTTAGCTCCGGTCGAAAGCTCCCGCCATCCCGGAGACCCAAAGGAAGCCTGGCTTGCAGCAGCGCTAAAGGACATTACAAAAGATGAAAATCTCACAGCAGTTTCGTCGGCTACTTATTTTTCGATGCCAGCAGACGAAAATTTGCTACTTAAAACAAATTTTAGGTTAAAGTAG